A single Penaeus chinensis breed Huanghai No. 1 chromosome 7, ASM1920278v2, whole genome shotgun sequence DNA region contains:
- the LOC125027268 gene encoding uncharacterized protein LOC125027268 has protein sequence MSMNVGDSTDLINGGGSGLAVFWRSRTGFERKLLLVLTVLTLTVIGLIVAVAVLASKENKCRSYYGDVPTAEHTTLPTKVSSLQSNNDFLDSSKPPGITVASVKSVEKDVRWRRL, from the exons ATGTCGATGAATGTAGGAGACAGCACAGACCTCATCAATGGAGG AGGCAGCGGACTTGCGGTGTTCTGGCGCTCCCGGACGGGCTTCGAGAGAAAGCTGCTGCTTGTGTTGACGGTCTTGACGCTCACCGTGATCGGGCTGATCGTGGCAGTTGCTGTTTTGGCCTCGAAAG AAAACAAGTGCAGGTCCTATTATGGCGACGTGCCTACAGCAGAACACACAACGCTGCCGACAAAAGTTTCATCTCTTCAAAGTAACAATGATTTTCTCGACTCCAGTAAACCTCCAGGTATCACTGTTGCGTCAGTTAAATCTGTCGAGAAAGATGTACGTTGGCGTAGACTGTAA
- the LOC125027361 gene encoding protein Skeletor, isoforms B/C-like: protein MKYKSISIFITGAILVAGFTEVSAQDTYVGKRIGEFNSYHHQVGGDVYAVDQSTFLIKKFMYDGNGGDTFFWAGSRPRPSPQGFIVPNELGRTNVLDLYLNKDITIKLPDNKKITEIKWLSVYDLSRLEPFGDVYIPEGFEPPQTIILNKLSSKTGEVRSGAITIADSKTIIIDKLSYDGTGDEVYFWVGVGPQPHSKGIRIPDEHGYMTPLQKYNRKTITLELPGDLTVFTIDWLSLYDTKQQRVLGSIIIPEDLNVPPSLVEIIPHNNNMPNCVQLHKELQISWEVFGDQITLELAAQVEEDEYVAFGMSGDPHEPKMVGGDVVVAYMDGYLGYLVDYNISSYMPCTELLGNHKGVCNDDKVGGYQDYQPFSSKRENGINIFTLRRRLTTPDTGDIAYPAEGEAMIIWGLGKLDVIKRPTMHHTWSKVKQPLEFARKPTERKCFAFTRSEKLKPRRWGPFPMADPAMREFKARLGPDGGERGYTAMTGQQSETGLAWYINGYIVPDIYLKRNTKYRFMVEGGSSPYDPQNYHPLIITDEPHGAYSQLTEEQRKDVNVLAGVGYSVRGDARPTAAGRLCLWKHTNDGDRRKDMEFQSFERFRNSLMLNCGEGNPAVLEFTPNKSWPDVVYYNSWTGPNMGWRLHILDEVNTERILAAVNSGHISAVPFIYHFSLILSFSVWAVVMLQV from the exons atgAAGTATAAAAGTATCAGCATATTCATTACGGGTGCCATACTAG TTGCAGGATTCACAGAAGTGAGCGCACAGGACACTTATGTAGGCAAGAGGATTGGCGAATTCAACAGCTATCATCACCAG GTTGGAGGTGATGTATATGCAGTTGACCAGTCGACTTTCCTCATCAAAAAATTTATGTACGATGGCAATGGGGGCGACACATTCTTCTGGGCAGGCTCTAGGCCTCGGCCAAGTCCACAGGGCTTCATTGTACCCAATGAGCTCGGCAG GACCAACGTGCTTGATCTTTACCTGAATAAAGATATTACCATCAAGCTTccagataataagaaaataacagaaatcaAATGGTTGTCAGTGTATGACCTCAGTAGACTG GAGCCATTTGGTGATGTGTATATCCCAGAGGGCTTTGAGCCACCCCAAACAATCATACTTAATAAACTGTCCTCCAAGACGGGTGAAGTCAGGTCAGGTGCCATTACCATTGCTGACTCCAAGACTATTATTATTGACA AGTTGTCATATGATGGCACTGGTGATGAGGTCTACTTCTGGGTGGGTGTTGGACCTCAGCCCCATTCAAAAGGCATAAGGATTCCAGATGAGCATGGATA CATGACACCACTTCAAAAATACAACAGGAAAACTATCACTTTGGAACTTCCTGGTGATCTCACTGTGTTCACCATAGACTGGCTGTCTCTCTATGACACTAAACAGCAGCGGGTCCTTGGCTCTATCATAATCCCTGAGGATCTTAATGTTCCACCATCACTTGTGGAGATCATT CCACATAACAACAATATGCCCAACTGTGTTCAACTCCACAAAGAGCTGCAGATATCATGGGAGGTGTTTGGAGATCAGATTACCCTTGAGCTTGCTGCTCAAGTGG AGGAAGATGAATATGTGGCTTTTGGGATGAGTGGTGATCCCCACGAACCTAAGATGGTTGGAGGTGATGTGGTGGTTGCTTACATGGACGGATATCTTGGTTACCTGGTTGATTATAACATTTCTTCATACATGCCG TGCACAGAGCTGTTAGGCAACCACAAGGGTGTGTGCAATGATGACAAAGTTGGAGGCTATCAGGACTATCAACCATTTAGTAGTAAAAGGGAAAATGGTATCAACATTTTCACTCTTAGGCGTCGCTTAACCACCC CTGACACTGGAGACATCGCTTACCCTGCAGAAGGAGAGGCTATGATTATTTGGGGACTTGGCAAGTTGGATGTGATAAAACGACCAACAATGCATCACACATGGTCCAAG GTTAAACAGCCTCTTGAATTTGCCAGAAAGCCCACAGAGAGAAAATGTTTTGCTTTCACACGTAGTGAGAAACTAAAACC GAGAAGGTGGGGTCCCTTCCCCATGGCCGATCCTGCCATGAGGGAGTTCAAAGCCCGTCTTGGGCcggatggtggagagagaggatatacCGCCATGACAGGAC AGCAATCTGAAACAGGATTGGCTTGGTACATCAATGGCTATATAGTTCCTGATATTTACCTCAAGAGGAACACCAAATACAGGTTCATGGTGGAGGGAGGATCCAGTCCATATGACCCACAAAATTATCACCCACTGATTATCACAG ATGAGCCCCATGGTGCTTACTCCCAGTTAActgaggagcagaggaaggatGTTAATGTATTGGCTGGAGTTGGTTACTCTGTGAGAGGAGATGCCAGGCCCACTGCTG CTGGACGTCTATGCTTGTGGAAACACACTAATGATGGTGATCGCCGCAAAGACATGGAGTTCCAATCTTTTGAAAGATTTCGTAATTCCCTTATGCTTAATTGTGGTGAAG gAAATCCTGCAGTGCTGGAATTCACCCCAAATAAGTCCTGGCCAGATGTCGTGTATTACAACAGCTGGACAGGGCCTAATATGGGTTGGCGTCTTCACATTCTTGATGAAGTTAACACCGAGAGAATCTTGGCAGCTGTGAATAGTGGTCACATTTCAGCTGTTCCTTTCATTTAtcacttttctcttattctttcatttagCGTTTGGGCAGTGGTGATGCTCCAAGTATAg